In Dyadobacter subterraneus, a single genomic region encodes these proteins:
- a CDS encoding gluconate 2-dehydrogenase subunit 3 family protein, producing MERRVALKGMAAAMGAIVSLPAWASGWNDSSLGKVKFSGAGQAEILKGAVDAIIPATDTPGAGELGVAIFVQRMVTDCYDKKTQDAFDKGLAGLDAQSNKSFGKSFTDASKTQQLQLLQELEKSSDSETKSFFGLLKNLTIQGYMSSEYVMTNLTHFEFIPGRYHGCVPVVKG from the coding sequence ATGGAAAGACGGGTAGCGCTAAAAGGTATGGCCGCAGCCATGGGAGCGATCGTGAGTTTGCCTGCATGGGCGTCGGGATGGAATGATTCATCGCTTGGAAAGGTGAAATTTTCCGGAGCTGGTCAGGCTGAAATTTTAAAAGGTGCGGTGGATGCAATCATTCCTGCAACGGATACACCCGGTGCCGGAGAATTGGGCGTAGCAATATTTGTGCAGCGTATGGTGACGGATTGTTATGATAAAAAAACGCAGGACGCCTTTGATAAAGGATTGGCTGGTCTGGATGCACAAAGCAATAAAAGTTTTGGAAAATCTTTTACGGATGCAAGCAAAACGCAGCAGCTGCAACTTTTACAGGAATTGGAAAAAAGCAGTGATTCAGAAACAAAAAGTTTCTTTGGATTATTGAAAAATCTGACGATCCAGGGGTATATGTCATCTGAATATGTAATGACAAACCTGACACATTTCGAATTTATTCCCGGAAGATATCATGGTTGCGTTCCTGTTGTTAAAGGATAG
- a CDS encoding GMC oxidoreductase: MANFNIDSEKARTYDAIVIGSGISGGWSAKELTERGLKTLVLERGRDVKHIVDYPTTNMEPWEFDHRERLPKEVTDANPIVSRCYNFKESSQHFFVKDNEHPYVQEKPFDWIRGYQVGGKSLLWARQTQRWSQFDFDGPARDKFAVEWPIGYNDIAPWYSHVEKFAGITGNKDGIDTLPDGEFLRPHDLNCVEKYFKESVAKQYKDRHIIIGRAAHITDPKQIHLDQGRAQCQSRTICERGCPFGGYFSSNASTIPWAMKTGNMTLRPHSVVHSVIYDDKKQKVTGVRVIDANTKEMMEFYANIIFVNAAALNTNLILMNSISSRFPNGLGNDSGVLGKYVAFHNYRASISGEYEGFLDSTTDGRRPNSGYIPRFRNVYKQETDFLRGYAAGFGADRMTYSDRNDIGESLKTSLLNKKYGNWSVGSHMMGETIPKESSYVALDKDQKDAWGIPQLKINIGYDDNDEKMIKDYIEQVTEMFTNAGFKNIRANDGHRNPGNDIHEMGGVRMGKDPKTSILNKWNQMHAAKNVFVTDGASMTSTSTQNPSLTYMAFSARAVDYAVKQMKAKNL; this comes from the coding sequence ATGGCGAATTTTAATATTGACAGTGAAAAAGCCCGTACCTATGACGCAATCGTTATTGGTTCAGGGATTAGTGGAGGATGGTCGGCAAAGGAGCTTACTGAAAGAGGACTTAAAACGCTTGTTCTTGAACGCGGAAGGGATGTCAAACATATCGTGGATTACCCGACTACAAACATGGAACCTTGGGAATTTGATCATAGAGAACGCCTGCCAAAAGAAGTAACGGACGCAAATCCGATTGTGAGCAGATGTTACAATTTCAAGGAATCATCGCAGCATTTTTTTGTTAAGGACAATGAACATCCTTATGTTCAGGAAAAACCTTTTGACTGGATTCGCGGCTATCAGGTTGGAGGGAAATCTTTACTATGGGCAAGGCAAACCCAGCGTTGGAGCCAGTTTGATTTTGACGGACCAGCAAGAGATAAATTCGCAGTAGAATGGCCTATTGGCTATAACGATATAGCGCCCTGGTATAGTCATGTTGAAAAATTTGCTGGTATTACAGGAAATAAAGATGGAATTGATACACTTCCTGATGGCGAATTTTTGAGACCGCATGATTTGAATTGTGTCGAAAAATATTTTAAAGAATCAGTTGCCAAACAGTATAAAGATCGTCACATTATCATCGGCCGTGCTGCGCACATCACTGATCCTAAGCAAATTCACTTGGATCAGGGACGTGCACAATGCCAGTCGCGAACTATTTGTGAAAGAGGGTGTCCGTTTGGAGGGTATTTTAGTAGTAACGCTTCAACTATTCCGTGGGCAATGAAAACCGGAAATATGACCTTGCGTCCTCATTCCGTTGTTCATTCTGTTATTTATGACGACAAAAAACAAAAAGTAACGGGCGTTCGGGTGATTGATGCGAATACGAAAGAGATGATGGAATTTTACGCCAACATCATTTTTGTTAATGCAGCAGCGCTGAATACTAACCTGATTTTGATGAATTCAATTTCGTCACGTTTCCCTAATGGATTGGGAAATGACAGTGGTGTTTTGGGTAAATATGTGGCTTTCCACAATTACCGTGCATCGATTTCCGGTGAATATGAAGGATTTCTGGATTCCACAACGGACGGGCGTCGTCCGAACAGTGGTTATATTCCTCGTTTTAGAAATGTTTATAAACAGGAAACCGACTTTTTAAGAGGTTACGCGGCTGGTTTCGGAGCGGACAGAATGACTTATTCTGATCGCAACGATATTGGTGAATCTTTGAAGACAAGTTTGCTGAATAAAAAATATGGTAACTGGAGTGTTGGTTCACACATGATGGGTGAAACAATTCCAAAAGAAAGCAGTTATGTGGCTTTGGACAAAGATCAGAAAGATGCTTGGGGAATACCTCAGTTGAAAATCAATATCGGCTATGACGATAATGATGAAAAGATGATCAAGGATTATATTGAGCAGGTTACAGAAATGTTTACCAATGCCGGTTTCAAAAACATACGTGCAAACGACGGACATAGAAATCCAGGTAATGACATTCACGAAATGGGTGGTGTGCGTATGGGTAAAGATCCAAAAACATCAATCCTTAACAAATGGAATCAGATGCACGCAGCAAAGAACGTTTTTGTGACCGATGGTGCGTCTATGACTTCAACGTCAACGCAGAACCCATCACTAACATATATGGCGTTCTCAGCGCGCGCTGTGGATTATGCAGTGAAACAAATGAAAGCTAAGAATTTGTAA
- a CDS encoding Rpn family recombination-promoting nuclease/putative transposase encodes MEMLPIGRFIDPFTDFGFKRLFGSEPNKDLLIDFLNQIMGEEKQIVDLTYNQTEHFGHSDENRKVIFDLLCTGSNGEQFIIEMQRIRQEYFKDRSLYYTSSLITQQAPKGGPKWNYHLKPVYLIGLMDFSFDETHSEQYLHRVQLMKSDTFEIFYDKLGFVFIEIPKFLKKGNELHSELDNWLFLLKNMSRLDKIPVFLRKPVFSKLFNIAEVSNLTGKEKMAYDESLKIKWDNYNGMDYAVKQERAAALREGKEESQKQIALAMKKKGMEISLIQELTGLSKNEIEKL; translated from the coding sequence ATGGAAATGCTACCCATAGGGCGATTTATCGACCCTTTTACTGACTTTGGCTTCAAACGCTTATTTGGTTCCGAGCCCAATAAAGATTTACTGATAGATTTTCTAAACCAGATTATGGGGGAAGAAAAGCAAATTGTAGATTTGACTTATAATCAAACGGAACACTTTGGTCACTCCGACGAAAATAGAAAAGTGATTTTTGATCTGCTTTGCACTGGTTCAAATGGAGAACAATTTATTATTGAAATGCAGCGTATTCGCCAGGAATATTTTAAAGACCGCTCGCTGTATTATACCTCTTCTCTGATAACGCAACAAGCACCCAAAGGAGGACCAAAGTGGAATTACCATTTGAAACCGGTTTATCTGATTGGCCTTATGGATTTCAGTTTTGACGAAACCCATAGTGAACAATATCTGCACAGAGTTCAATTAATGAAATCAGATACTTTTGAAATTTTCTATGATAAGCTTGGTTTCGTTTTTATCGAAATTCCTAAATTTTTGAAAAAGGGAAACGAACTACATTCTGAACTGGATAACTGGCTGTTTTTGTTGAAGAATATGAGCAGGTTAGATAAAATTCCTGTATTTTTACGTAAACCAGTTTTTAGCAAATTGTTTAACATTGCAGAAGTCAGCAATCTAACGGGAAAAGAAAAAATGGCCTACGACGAAAGTTTGAAAATTAAATGGGATAACTATAATGGCATGGATTATGCTGTTAAACAGGAAAGAGCGGCAGCTTTGAGGGAAGGTAAAGAAGAAAGTCAAAAACAAATCGCGTTGGCCATGAAGAAAAAAGGAATGGAAATTTCCTTAATCCAGGAGTTAACAGGTTTGTCAAAAAATGAAATAGAAAAATTATAG
- a CDS encoding RNA polymerase sigma-70 factor yields MRDPLLHEEPKTENVFLSPSQEDKPRSQEIDSALFLKMTFEENPSKGLELLFRRFYKPLCSHAVRFVYSKQIAEDLVSEVFFQFYRTKSYEHISSSYTSYLFRAVRNECFTHLRREFGKTDSIELNTENTISLQQQQPDAEIHYNHLFLKVNEVIGELPMQCRRVFLMSRFESKKYHEIAQELSISPKTVEVHISKALKHLRIALNGEWILPCLFLLIDTFSIQPV; encoded by the coding sequence ATGCGCGATCCTTTGCTACATGAAGAACCTAAGACAGAAAACGTTTTTCTGTCGCCTTCTCAGGAAGACAAACCTCGTTCACAGGAGATAGATTCTGCATTATTTTTAAAAATGACTTTTGAAGAAAATCCTTCGAAAGGGTTGGAGCTTCTGTTCAGAAGATTTTATAAGCCGCTATGTAGTCACGCTGTCCGTTTTGTCTATTCAAAACAAATTGCGGAAGATCTGGTAAGTGAAGTATTTTTTCAATTTTACCGGACAAAATCTTACGAACATATCAGCTCATCTTATACAAGTTATCTATTCCGTGCGGTCCGTAATGAATGTTTTACTCATTTGCGCCGTGAATTTGGCAAAACAGATTCTATTGAACTTAATACTGAAAATACCATATCACTTCAACAACAGCAGCCTGATGCTGAAATACATTATAATCATCTGTTTCTTAAAGTAAATGAGGTTATTGGAGAGCTGCCGATGCAATGCCGAAGAGTATTTCTGATGAGCCGTTTTGAAAGCAAAAAATACCATGAAATTGCTCAGGAATTAAGCATTTCTCCGAAAACGGTTGAGGTACATATTTCAAAAGCACTCAAACATCTGCGAATTGCATTAAATGGTGAATGGATCTTGCCGTGCCTTTTTTTGCTCATCGATACTTTTAGCATCCAGCCTGTCTGA
- a CDS encoding FecR family protein, protein MEESLKHILFEYLSGRANPLERQLAEDWLKNTENTEVFHQWLLEWETRSPQFIPDQEKAMNRLLERINQDNQDLNTESENESSSDISFNPLQIQKYWLIAASVLLLVCWGWLSRDLLLYKTFETGYGKTTQIYLEDGSSVALNANSRLKIPRFGFYGDVRNVILDGEAEFSVSHTIDHKRFVVKTSDTFQVEVLGTQFSVFARPRGTKVALSRGKIRIDYAQGNEKQQLLMKPGDLVTLEKTGELKLTSETDIKNNSAWKEQRFIFNATSVMEISAMINENFGRKIIIANEKIARRTITGNFKTESADELLKTISEVLDLRVETAGNSILITEN, encoded by the coding sequence ATGGAAGAATCTTTGAAACATATTCTTTTTGAGTATTTGTCCGGACGGGCAAATCCACTTGAAAGACAACTTGCTGAGGACTGGTTGAAAAATACGGAAAATACAGAGGTTTTCCACCAATGGCTTTTAGAATGGGAAACACGTTCTCCTCAATTTATTCCTGATCAGGAAAAGGCTATGAATCGGCTTTTGGAAAGAATAAATCAAGATAATCAGGATCTTAATACGGAGTCAGAAAATGAGTCGTCTTCTGACATTTCTTTTAATCCCCTACAAATCCAAAAGTACTGGCTGATAGCTGCTTCGGTATTATTGCTGGTTTGCTGGGGTTGGCTTTCAAGAGATCTGCTTCTGTATAAAACCTTTGAAACTGGATATGGGAAGACAACGCAAATCTATCTGGAAGATGGCAGCAGTGTTGCACTGAATGCAAATTCACGCCTGAAAATTCCCCGATTTGGATTTTACGGCGATGTCAGAAATGTAATTCTTGATGGCGAAGCGGAATTTTCAGTTAGTCATACCATTGATCATAAGCGCTTTGTGGTAAAAACGTCTGATACTTTTCAGGTTGAAGTTTTGGGTACCCAGTTTTCGGTTTTTGCCCGCCCGCGCGGCACAAAAGTCGCGCTTAGTCGTGGAAAGATAAGAATTGATTATGCCCAGGGAAATGAAAAGCAGCAATTATTGATGAAACCGGGCGATTTGGTAACCCTGGAAAAAACGGGAGAACTTAAACTGACATCTGAAACGGATATAAAAAATAATAGTGCGTGGAAGGAACAACGATTCATATTTAACGCCACTTCGGTGATGGAAATCAGTGCTATGATTAATGAAAATTTTGGTAGAAAAATCATTATAGCAAACGAAAAAATAGCGCGCCGCACGATTACGGGAAACTTCAAAACCGAGAGTGCGGATGAATT